Below is a genomic region from Henckelia pumila isolate YLH828 chromosome 3, ASM3356847v2, whole genome shotgun sequence.
tctttctttttaaaaaaggaaaaaacTGATGATGCGTATAACTGGAGTATGCGTTGGTGGGTAAGGTTACTGATAACATTCTTTGTCTTCTGTCAACCATAAATTCAAAGTGATTTATTGGTAACtcctttaaaaatttattttgcagTCGGATGATGAGTGTTGTAATTCATGTGAAGAAGTTCGTGAAGCCTATCGAAAGAAAGGCTGGGGTATAACAAACACAGATATGATTGATCAGGTTGGGGGAACGCATGCTATTTTCTGTTATTACTTTATTTGCATTATAAAAATTGATCGGTAAAAAGTTATTGCTCTCTCCTTCTAAAACCTCCTGTGTGTGTTGATTACATATGATGTTGGTTATCCTGATGATTTTTTTCATTGGCATCTACTTGTGTATGTCACAAATACCCAATCTGCATGTAAGTGCCTTTATTGGTGTCTGAATTATTTCTTAGGATAAATTTAAAGAACGCTCACCTGTGATCTCGTTTCTGAAATCATCTTGGAAATTATAGAAAATACACATTGTCAGATGCACTGTCGTCCATTCCTTTGTTTGCACTTATTTGATGTTCTCTTTGGTGACATATAACTTTTGTATTTAGTGCAAAAGAGAAGGTTTTGTTCAGAAAGTACAAGAAGAACAGGGTGAAGGATGCAGTATACATGGGTCTCTGGAGGTTAACAAAGTGGCTGGAAAATTTCAATTTTCCCCTGGGAAAAGCTTTCATATACCAGGCTTTCATCTGTTCGATTTCCTCAATTTACCAACAGAAAATTATAATGTAAGGAACTCTTATAAACCAGAGTTGAACCATTGAGCTTAGTGGTTGGTGGCCTTGTCAcatgtattgaatttttttttttgtatgtttCACATTTAAAGTTTCCTTATCAATTTACTGACTTTCGTAGTATTCCATGCAGATGAGCCACAAGATCAACAAGTTGATGTTTGGAGATTCTATTCCTGGAATTGTCAATCCACTGGATGGGTAGATCTTTCTACAAACTCACATGCACACTTTTTGATCTGCCACTGAATTGACTTAATGAGGGAAGGATAGATAACCATAACAAAGTCGATATATTTTGTTGTGTACAATATTTTGGAAATCGCTTATACTTGCGTTGATTATTACATTTTTTATGCGTTATGCATCCTCCACCCCTTTTTGCTGTGTTCTTTATTGTAAAAGTAAGTGAGCAAATGTGCACTTTTCACTGCTTCCCCCACACGTAAATGACAAAAACCTCCAGAGATACAGAtgaattgaaattttattttatttgtttgcttgtgacttttattaaattattcttTATATTTACAGGGTTCAGAGGGTGCAAGAAACCCCTAATGGAATGTATCAATATTTTGTCAAGGTCAGTACCTAAAGGCCCTCCCCCTCTCATCCCCCTCTACCCAACTCATGTTATTAATTAGTTAAGTAAAAAGTTAAAAGAGTAACATATTGGGATGCCTATGGAGTATGGACCATGGATGGGGCTGAAATCCTCAATAATGATTGGATGGTACCTTCAATGTTATTTTTAAGCTCAAGCAAGAATGCTTGGGTTAGTGTGTTCTATGTTTGGGGGATAAGAATAATAAGAACAGCCCATGGGATTGAATTAGAGTCCTAATTTCGTGAATTGGTAGGATTTGTTTAATATGGAAGGGTAATAGGCTGTGTTACCCGCCGTTGTAGAAGACGTGGAAGATCATGTATGTGTATTCAATGAACTTTGCAGGTGGTTCCAACCATATACACCACTGTTAGAGGCCATAAAATTCAGTCAAATCAGGTACTCAAACCCTTAAAATATGGAActcattcaaattttatagCTGTATTTCCAGATTGTAACACAGTGCTTGTATTTCTACAGTTCTCAGTTACTGAGCATTCCAAAAGTTCTGAAGTCGACAACCTCAGATCTCTTCCTGGAGTTTTCTTCTACTATGATCTTTCTCCCATTAAGGTGAGCTTGGTTTGAAGGAATCTCTTGCTAAGCCGTTATGGCATATTAAGCCTGTTTTCCTCTGGAACGACAGGTCACGCGTCGTTATATATACTGAGGGTCTTTCTTTGTTTTATTCAATCGATCAGTAAATTAATTAGATACATAAATAGAGATATGATATAAATAGCTTAATTTTTAGATACTTTTTCAGGGGAAAAAAATCAAGGCCCGTTAAGGTTACATAAGACTCACCATAAATTAATTGCAGGTTACTTTCACAGAGGAGCATACACCATTCTTGCATTTCTTGACACATATCTGTGCCATAGTAGGAGGTATGCATTATTACTTGGTTTTCTCCTCTCACTTCGCTTTTCGAAGTACTGTATCACCGGTAAATGCAAATAATGGGTTTGCTGGCCTTTGACCTTAGCTACCTCATACTGGATTAATCTGTGATCCTGTCCGGTGAAGAACAGAAATTACACGTAGTTTCTTCTCTATTGCCATCCACAAATGGAGATGTAACCCCTTTTCAACTTTGGCCTCGAACCTTGAATGAACCATaacttcttgaaatatttgcCATTTACAGCTGAGAGTTTTTGATATATCATTAACTTGTACTTGAGTACTTTGAGCCCACATTTTACCCGCATTGGCGTTTTATCTATAAAAGTTCGCCTCCCTGCTATCTTCGTGTCTCTAGATTCTTGACTCCTATTTATGAGATTTATGGCGCAACTATTCTGCAGGTATATTCACAGTCGCTGGAATAGTCGACTCCTTTGTTTACCATGGTCAGAAGGCATTACGAAAGAAACAGGAAATTGGTAAGCTTGGATGAAGGCTAAACAACACATTTCATGGAGCAAAGACAACGAGCAGCTGTAAAGGACGGATATCGCATGCATTCTCGTGAACTATTGAATAGCTGAAAACAGCGAACTCCCTGCTGAACAAAAATGGAGGCAGGTCTTCTGAAATATCGAAGTTAACAATGAGTTTGACGACGCTGAAAGAAATTTGTCTCCAAATTGATATTGAAATCTCTGTTCTTATTGCTGCAGTTTTGCCATGAAGTCATGCTGTTAATACAGTTACCCTTCACTGTTTCCAAAATATTATCACACAAATCACTTCTTGGTGATATATTAGCTTTGAGAACACATTATTGGGGTTACCATTAAGCTAAAAAAACCCTTCAAATAACAAAAAAGTCTGGAATATCGACCATAGGAGCAAGGAACAGCAAATATAGCATTCTATCAATGATACACATCCATCCAACATTTTTTATTTCCAAAACTATGATAATCAAGATTTTGAAATACAATTTTTGCATATATATCAGACACGTGATACGTAATTTTACTGTCATTGTTCCTTGCTCTTACGCAGTTCCTTTCATATCTATTTAATGGAAAATTTTCTACTCGATAGAAGGCATATTATTTCAAGTCGATACGCAACAAATGGTTAATGAAAAAACAGAAATCTATCCTTGTCTACTACCGGTACCGATCAACGATCATCTTCCGAGAAGCAAGACGCACCTTTCCATACGAGTTTTAACTCTCCTTGGTGATCGAAACGCGAGAAAGCTCCAACTTAATGGTCTCGAAGTCTTCATTTTCTAATTCTTCCCTCGACAACCACGACAACAAGCATTGGTTGATCCACTCATTTGCAGTGCAGAAAGTTGCATTGCTTTTGGAAGATCTAGGCCGCCCGAATTTCATGATCTTTTGTAAGCTTGACTCGGATGGATCTCTCAAGTAGTTTTTCAGGATGTCCCTGATAGCATTACACCAGATTGGCCGAGCCACTTCAAGAAAATCGTGCACTACAGATACAGGAAGAGTCGAACTTCCTACATCAGATTCATGCTGCCCCCCTCTGCCATGATAGTCAGATCCTCCCATCTTCAAAAGATCATGTGCCTCGGCCAAGTCGCAGTAAACTGAAATAATGAAAATGAAATGTTACAGAAATGGCGCATGGTTGAATTCCAGTCAGAAGCCACTTTTCCCAAAAGTTCCAGCTCATGGAAGGAAGCGTAAACAAATAACCAccaaaaaacaagaaaacaatagtTACCAGACAGCTTCCCATCGCTTCTGTAGTAAACAAATAACCAccaaaaaacaagaaaacaatagtTACCAGACAGCTTCCCATCGCTTCTGTAGGCCTCTATCCCATGCAATCCTGCTTCCTTCAGTTTTCTGATTATAAAAGCAGGATTTTTTAATGCCCATGGATGTGCTAATACTGCAACACCCCCAGTCTCCCGTATCATCTGCACGGTTTCCTCGGCAACTGGCTCACTTCCCCTGAAACAAATAAAAGCCTGAAGCTCGAACAGGAAAACTACTGAATCATCTTtaccaaaaattaaattaaaatatggaaaCATTAGTACGTAGAATAAGCAGGTCCACCATCGTAAAGATATCGGGCGAATGCTTGTTTCAGATTTTCTACATGGCCAGCTTCAAGCATAGCACGTGCCACATGAAGTCTACCAGGAGCAACGCCTTTTCCAGCAATCTTTGTGACGTTCTCCCATTTAACAGGCAGCTTGAGTTTGTTCAGCTTAGACACGATGTTTTTTGCACGGAGGAAGCGGCCATCTCTAATACGCCCTAAAAACTTCTCCAGTTCCTCTGATTTTGTAGGCCCGCAGCTGCTGTAATATGCAAGGATGTGGACAGGCTCTTCTGGACTCAAATCTCCTCTGTTGACCATCAAAAAGATGGTCAAGAATGCAGGTAGAATAATTCTACACAAAATTGGCAGAGGGTATGGAATTGAAGGCAATATACTAACCTTGAGTGGAAAATAGTGCTAACTTCAACACCAGGAATGATTTTGATGCCATGTTTACGAGCTGCTTCCACAGCTTCGGGTATGCCAGATAAAGTATCATGATCTGTCAAAGCAAGGACTTTCACCTGTTCTTgaacaatttttaaaatattaattgtgcTTTCAGTTATATTATATAGGATTTACTCATAAAAGAAGGGCAATGGTATCAAAATAGTTTCTATGCATGATGGAAACAAATACATTACGTTGTAAAAGTATTTTATAATAGAAACAGAAAAAATGGAAGAATTTTTCCACGGCATGAAAATAATTTGTGGACACCAAGCAGCACTAATTAAAAATTGTTAATTGCATACAGTAAGGTATAGAGAAAATAACTCCGTTAAAATGTGCAGTATAATTGCTCGGGattattttcattaatttataaGCAGAAAACCAATCTCTTGCTGCACTCTTGCAAATCTTATACATTATGTGATTGTGAATAAATTATATCCCATATCCAAATAAATCAGCTGCAGCTCCATGTAATCATACCACAACCAAATCCATCGAGTGTTGCTGAATTTGAAAGGTGTCTGTCGATTTAACAGATTTTCGAGATTAATTCACAATAATCGCTGGGTGAACCCATACGGACCGAATCACTCACTACTGTATATTTATAGAAGGTCTAGTTGTTGTGTCAATATAAAACCTCCATTCTAAATTGATTGTCCATTACACCAAAAATGTAAAAATGATGTGCCCCAACTCCATTTTTATGGCCTTCAAAAGGCTCTTCCCTTGAACATTGTCACTCACAAGTAACAAGCTACAAATGCAGATATTCAGCAAGCCTATTTATGTCATCACTCTGTTTTTGTAGGTCATGTTGCTTGATTGTTAGACTATCCGAAAGCATATTTCCATCTCTATTATCTAAGAATTTCAGAAAGGAAATCCGAACAACCAAGAGATGCAGATATTCTGCAAGCCTAATCTTGAACATGTTCATATCCCCTTTCGTTTTATATTGTTTCCACCTTCCTCATACCCTACCGCGCCCTCACAATTTTGAATCAGAtaagaacaaaaaaaatttgcacATCATCATCAGGGCTGAACCAGTGAGAAGCAAAAGCAAGAACCCAAACTACGCATTATGTCATGAGCTGAGATACAACTAAAAGAACTATTATGCCGAGATAAAACTCAATTGAATAAACTTATCTATAAATTGTTTTAAAGCAAAAAGTAGAGACAAATTTGAATCAAAGTCATGAACTAACGCATGTAGAATGTGAAAATTTATGATACCACTCCATTTTTGTAGAATAGATTTTTAGTTGCTCGAATCAATTAAGCATGATGCATAAAAGATCATAAATCCTTTTTCTCCTTGAAAATATGGTGATCATACTGCCCAAAT
It encodes:
- the LOC140887094 gene encoding uncharacterized protein, coding for MERLYIKLRNLDAYPKINEDFFSRTLSGGVITLVSSICIMILFISEFRLFLHTVTDTKLVVDTSRGGKLHIDFDVTFPAFPCSLLSLDAVDISGERHLDIRHDIFKKRLDSHGNVIEVRKDGIGAPQIEKPLQRHGGRLEHNETYCGSCYGAETSDDECCNSCEEVREAYRKKGWGITNTDMIDQCKREGFVQKVQEEQGEGCSIHGSLEVNKVAGKFQFSPGKSFHIPGFHLFDFLNLPTENYNMSHKINKLMFGDSIPGIVNPLDGVQRVQETPNGMYQYFVKVVPTIYTTVRGHKIQSNQFSVTEHSKSSEVDNLRSLPGVFFYYDLSPIKVTFTEEHTPFLHFLTHICAIVGGIFTVAGIVDSFVYHGQKALRKKQEIGKLG
- the LOC140887093 gene encoding uncharacterized protein yields the protein MMADKGSPKKCVANNSNNNNNTKKKKKKKRGGAKRKMTLEQTVAYKAVSEWVFLDQSNSCNNSSSFVDSVLDDFGVQWYQPKEKLVFEFHCHTTCSDGYLSPTKLVERAHQNGVKVLALTDHDTLSGIPEAVEAARKHGIKIIPGVEVSTIFHSRGDLSPEEPVHILAYYSSCGPTKSEELEKFLGRIRDGRFLRAKNIVSKLNKLKLPVKWENVTKIAGKGVAPGRLHVARAMLEAGHVENLKQAFARYLYDGGPAYSTGSEPVAEETVQMIRETGGVAVLAHPWALKNPAFIIRKLKEAGLHGIEAYRSDGKLSVYCDLAEAHDLLKMGGSDYHGRGGQHESDVGSSTLPVSVVHDFLEVARPIWCNAIRDILKNYLRDPSESSLQKIMKFGRPRSSKSNATFCTANEWINQCLLSWLSREELENEDFETIKLELSRVSITKES